One region of Deinococcus planocerae genomic DNA includes:
- a CDS encoding diacylglycerol/lipid kinase family protein, producing MTGQTTPPSASTDQDPLAGLTGKRVLIVFNPRSGQGESTLPDFVTRLGQGGALVTARELTHETPLAEFLTDLTDFDFLVAAGGDGTVSALAYAARYKDVPVLAYPAGTANLIAQNLDLPRDPAVLAALVAEGNAVRVDLGEVEVQGEKSGFAMLAGAGADAAMIRDSEDLKEKYGAMAYVLSAMRQLNPKKTTFHLVIDGERRDFEGIGVMVANFGMANYRLPITSDISPSDGKFTLVLMKAGNLLRLLPNLLDSVRVKLNLGDPVFSGNLETLEAKQVTVEADDPFPLQYDGELHVETTPFTARILPGAVRFLTPVRKRDLDT from the coding sequence ATGACGGGTCAAACCACCCCCCCCAGCGCCTCAACCGACCAAGACCCCCTCGCCGGGCTCACGGGCAAGCGGGTTTTGATCGTCTTCAACCCCAGAAGCGGCCAGGGCGAGAGCACCCTCCCCGACTTCGTCACCCGCCTCGGGCAGGGGGGCGCCCTGGTCACCGCCCGCGAGTTGACCCACGAGACGCCGCTCGCCGAGTTCCTCACCGACCTGACGGACTTCGACTTCCTCGTCGCGGCGGGCGGCGACGGCACCGTGAGTGCGCTGGCCTACGCCGCCCGCTACAAGGACGTGCCCGTCCTCGCCTACCCGGCGGGGACGGCGAACCTGATCGCGCAGAACCTCGACCTGCCGCGCGACCCCGCCGTCCTCGCCGCCCTCGTTGCGGAGGGCAACGCCGTGCGGGTGGACCTCGGCGAGGTCGAGGTCCAGGGGGAGAAGAGCGGCTTTGCGATGCTCGCGGGAGCGGGAGCCGACGCCGCCATGATCCGCGACTCGGAGGACCTCAAGGAGAAATACGGCGCGATGGCCTACGTCCTGAGCGCCATGCGGCAGCTCAACCCGAAAAAGACCACCTTCCACCTCGTCATCGACGGGGAGCGGCGCGACTTCGAGGGCATCGGCGTGATGGTCGCCAACTTCGGCATGGCGAACTACCGCCTCCCCATCACCAGCGACATCAGCCCCTCGGACGGCAAGTTCACCCTGGTCCTGATGAAGGCCGGCAACCTGTTGCGGCTCTTGCCCAACCTGCTCGACTCCGTTCGGGTCAAGCTCAACCTCGGCGATCCCGTCTTCAGCGGCAACCTCGAAACCCTGGAGGCCAAACAGGTCACCGTCGAGGCCGACGACCCCTTTCCCCTACAGTACGACGGCGAACTCCACGTCGAGACCACCCCCTTCACCGCCCGCATCCTCCCCGGCGCCGTCCGCTTCCTGACCCCCGTTCGCAAACGCGACCTCGACACCTAA
- a CDS encoding NlpC/P60 family protein — translation MFSPPVSPDLDPRLHAFDPVRQLAEEALRGRLPGEGWRYLTPRPGWVGGARLSLRARPEEDAPQVTEALPGEALEVVEEREEGWAWVRTRHDGYLGWARPEGLGFSEPPGETRTVSALRGHAFAGPRVSRAVVGELCFGARLGRRPGEVVTEGGRRWVPVWLPGGDEAWVGEAALSPAPVADAADFALRFLETPYVWGGRSAWGLDCSGLTQLTFAALGRALPRDADQQQAALAAVGVPERGDLAFFPGHVGVMLDGRRMVHANATRMRVSVETLGEGEYGERLARELTGFGRWAP, via the coding sequence ATGTTCTCCCCGCCGGTGAGCCCCGACCTCGACCCCCGTCTCCACGCCTTCGACCCGGTCCGGCAGCTCGCCGAGGAGGCGCTGCGCGGACGGCTGCCCGGTGAGGGCTGGCGCTACCTCACCCCGCGGCCCGGCTGGGTCGGGGGGGCGCGGCTGAGCCTGCGCGCCCGGCCCGAGGAGGATGCCCCGCAGGTCACCGAGGCGCTGCCCGGCGAGGCGCTGGAGGTCGTCGAGGAGCGGGAGGAGGGCTGGGCGTGGGTGCGCACCCGGCACGACGGGTACCTGGGCTGGGCGCGCCCCGAGGGGCTGGGCTTCTCGGAGCCGCCCGGGGAGACGCGGACGGTGAGTGCGCTCCGGGGGCACGCCTTTGCGGGGCCGCGGGTGAGCCGGGCGGTGGTGGGTGAACTGTGCTTCGGGGCGAGGCTGGGACGGCGGCCCGGGGAGGTCGTCACCGAGGGGGGGCGGCGCTGGGTGCCGGTGTGGCTGCCAGGCGGGGACGAGGCCTGGGTGGGCGAGGCGGCGCTCTCCCCCGCCCCGGTCGCGGACGCGGCGGACTTCGCGCTGCGCTTTCTGGAAACGCCCTACGTGTGGGGCGGGCGCAGCGCCTGGGGGCTCGACTGCTCGGGGCTGACGCAACTGACGTTCGCGGCGCTGGGCCGGGCCCTGCCGCGTGACGCCGACCAGCAGCAGGCGGCGCTGGCGGCGGTCGGGGTGCCGGAGCGGGGCGACCTCGCCTTTTTCCCGGGGCACGTGGGCGTCATGCTGGACGGGCGCCGGATGGTCCACGCGAACGCGACCCGGATGCGGGTGAGCGTGGAGACGCTGGGAGAAGGCGAGTACGGGGAGCGGCTGGCCCGGGAGCTGACGGGGTTCGGGCGGTGGGCGCCGTGA
- a CDS encoding IPT/TIG domain-containing protein: MVRFFFASLLFAGALASCAPRQQATAGVTVTPVLVKLSEPAARGGTLTVQGRYLGGPSTGRVRLGANASGQGGYVFPASAVRSWTDGEIVLTIPADAPVGGSWLFVEVGGRQSTGLPYSVRQ; this comes from the coding sequence ATGGTGCGTTTCTTCTTTGCTTCTTTACTATTCGCGGGGGCGCTGGCGTCGTGCGCGCCGCGGCAGCAGGCCACGGCGGGCGTCACGGTCACGCCCGTTCTCGTCAAACTCTCCGAGCCCGCCGCTCGGGGCGGCACCCTGACCGTGCAGGGCCGCTACCTGGGAGGCCCCTCCACCGGGCGGGTGCGGCTGGGCGCGAACGCCTCGGGACAGGGGGGGTACGTCTTCCCGGCCTCGGCGGTGCGGTCGTGGACGGACGGCGAAATCGTCCTCACCATTCCGGCGGACGCGCCCGTCGGCGGCTCGTGGCTCTTCGTGGAGGTGGGCGGGCGGCAATCGACCGGGCTGCCGTACAGCGTCAGGCAGTAA
- a CDS encoding dipeptide epimerase, producing the protein MGAVSVRWETLELSTARPFGIARWTHSTYPRTFVTFESGGVTGRGEAAPNAYYGETGATVAAVLPLLAGALTDGWDWDGLQERLDARLPGGHPSVRGALEMAAVEWAARAAGVPVWRLLGLSPAPLPESSLTVGLGPLEDMRREAREAVARGHGVLKVKLGTRADEAIVEALREEAPGVALRVDANAAWTRPQARRMLGVLGAAGVELVEQPLAAGDLEGHAALRRVSPLPLVADESLHRVSDVPRLSEAFDAVNLKLAKLGGPLRALEALRLARAHGLGVMLGCMIESSLGIAAAAHLAGLCDWADLDGALLLADDPFTGLEWEAGRLTRPTGVGWGVERR; encoded by the coding sequence GTGGGCGCCGTGAGCGTTCGCTGGGAGACGCTGGAGCTCTCCACGGCGCGGCCTTTCGGGATCGCGCGCTGGACGCACTCTACGTACCCGCGCACCTTCGTGACCTTCGAATCGGGGGGGGTGACGGGCCGGGGGGAGGCGGCACCGAACGCGTACTACGGCGAGACGGGCGCGACGGTGGCGGCGGTGCTGCCGCTGCTGGCCGGCGCACTGACGGACGGCTGGGACTGGGACGGGCTGCAAGAACGGCTGGACGCGCGGCTGCCGGGCGGGCACCCCAGCGTGAGGGGCGCGCTGGAGATGGCGGCGGTGGAGTGGGCGGCGCGCGCGGCGGGGGTGCCGGTGTGGCGGCTGCTGGGCCTGTCGCCCGCGCCCTTGCCCGAGAGCAGCCTCACGGTGGGCCTCGGCCCGCTGGAGGACATGCGCCGGGAGGCCCGCGAGGCGGTGGCGCGCGGACACGGGGTGCTCAAGGTGAAGCTCGGCACGCGGGCAGACGAGGCCATCGTGGAGGCCTTGCGGGAGGAGGCGCCCGGGGTGGCCCTGCGGGTGGACGCGAACGCGGCGTGGACTCGGCCCCAGGCGCGGCGGATGCTGGGGGTCCTGGGCGCCGCGGGGGTGGAACTCGTCGAGCAGCCCCTGGCGGCGGGCGACCTGGAGGGGCACGCGGCGCTGCGCCGCGTGAGCCCCCTGCCCCTCGTCGCGGACGAGAGCCTGCACCGCGTCTCGGACGTGCCCCGGCTCTCGGAAGCCTTCGACGCGGTGAACCTCAAGCTCGCCAAGTTGGGAGGGCCGCTGCGGGCGCTGGAGGCCTTGCGGCTGGCGCGCGCGCACGGCCTGGGGGTGATGCTGGGCTGCATGATCGAGAGTTCGCTGGGCATCGCCGCCGCGGCACATCTGGCGGGGTTGTGCGACTGGGCCGATCTCGACGGGGCGCTGCTGCTGGCGGACGACCCCTTCACGGGGCTGGAATGGGAGGCGGGGCGGCTGACGCGGCCCACGGGGGTCGGCTGGGGGGTGGAGCGGCGGTGA
- a CDS encoding histidine phosphatase family protein, which produces MPPARLFLVRHGQTAANTRRVLRGPTGAEDPLDPVGETQARLVAAHFAALNLPTPCVYASTYRRARQTAQPIADALGVPLHILEGVHEIDPGEWVGRPYDDLRTHAHTLHREDGTLGFPGGESLEEVGERFRRALDGLPQGETPIVVSHGGALTAVLATLLGLPVADAWAQSRFAHRNAALTELERGGEAWQLVRLADARHLADLTSAKLN; this is translated from the coding sequence ATGCCCCCCGCCCGTCTCTTCCTCGTCCGCCACGGTCAGACCGCCGCGAACACCCGGCGCGTCCTGCGGGGACCCACGGGCGCCGAAGACCCTCTCGACCCGGTGGGGGAGACCCAGGCCCGCCTCGTCGCCGCCCATTTCGCCGCCCTGAACCTGCCCACCCCGTGCGTGTACGCCAGCACCTACCGCCGTGCCCGCCAGACCGCCCAGCCCATCGCCGACGCCCTCGGCGTTCCGCTGCATATCCTCGAGGGCGTGCACGAGATCGACCCCGGCGAGTGGGTGGGCCGCCCCTACGACGACCTGCGCACCCACGCCCACACCCTGCACAGGGAGGACGGCACCCTCGGCTTTCCCGGCGGCGAGAGCCTGGAGGAGGTCGGCGAGCGCTTCCGCCGCGCCCTCGACGGCCTGCCCCAAGGCGAGACCCCTATCGTCGTCTCCCACGGCGGGGCCCTCACCGCCGTCCTCGCCACCCTCCTCGGCCTGCCCGTCGCCGACGCCTGGGCCCAGTCCCGCTTCGCCCACCGCAACGCCGCCCTCACCGAACTCGAACGAGGGGGAGAGGCCTGGCAGCTCGTCCGCCTCGCCGACGCCCGCCACCTGGCGGACCTAACTTCCGCCAAATTAAATTAA
- a CDS encoding dipeptidase has product MTRSFLLIDGHLDLAMNAEAGRDLRKGLEALRARDPVAGQTATVTFGELRAAGTRVCFGTLFALPRGPGSPGGYTDHAGARAQALAQLDQYRRWEDAGVVRLLREGREVEEHLVGESGALGVVLLMEGADPVRDPGDLPFWVDSGVRVIGPAWGRTRYAGGTDAPGPLTGAGRELVTAMRELGVALDASHLDDAAFWEAASLGARMIATHANSRAFVPGNRHLTDEMARAVATGGGVIGLVFLSTFLRPGWEIGQARVPLSVLADHARHYAGLVGWEHVGLGTDLDGGFGREKAPAGVERYRDVPALLSLLPPEVRAGVAGEHWRRWLTRYLGARCSPRR; this is encoded by the coding sequence TTGACGCGCTCTTTCCTCTTGATCGACGGGCACCTCGATCTGGCGATGAACGCGGAGGCGGGGCGGGACCTGAGAAAAGGGCTGGAGGCGTTGCGGGCGCGGGACCCGGTGGCGGGGCAGACGGCGACGGTGACCTTTGGGGAGCTGCGGGCGGCGGGGACGCGGGTGTGTTTCGGAACGCTGTTCGCCCTGCCGCGCGGGCCGGGGAGTCCGGGGGGGTACACGGATCACGCGGGGGCCCGCGCGCAGGCCCTCGCCCAACTGGACCAGTACCGCCGCTGGGAGGACGCGGGAGTCGTGCGCCTGCTGCGGGAGGGGCGGGAGGTGGAAGAGCACCTGGTCGGGGAGTCCGGCGCGCTGGGGGTGGTCTTGCTGATGGAGGGGGCCGATCCCGTGCGGGACCCGGGAGACCTGCCCTTCTGGGTGGACTCGGGGGTGCGGGTGATCGGCCCGGCGTGGGGGCGCACGCGTTATGCGGGGGGGACGGACGCGCCGGGGCCGCTGACGGGGGCGGGGCGCGAGCTGGTGACGGCGATGCGCGAGCTGGGGGTGGCGCTCGACGCCTCGCACCTCGACGACGCGGCCTTCTGGGAGGCGGCCTCGCTGGGCGCGCGAATGATCGCCACCCACGCGAACAGCCGCGCTTTCGTGCCCGGCAACCGGCACCTGACCGACGAGATGGCGCGCGCGGTGGCGACGGGCGGGGGGGTGATCGGGCTGGTGTTCCTGAGCACCTTCTTGCGACCGGGGTGGGAGATCGGGCAGGCGCGGGTGCCCCTGTCCGTCCTGGCCGACCACGCGCGTCACTACGCGGGTCTGGTCGGCTGGGAGCATGTGGGGCTGGGCACTGACCTCGACGGGGGGTTCGGGCGGGAGAAGGCCCCGGCGGGGGTGGAGCGCTACCGGGACGTGCCCGCCCTGCTGAGTCTCCTGCCGCCGGAGGTGCGCGCCGGGGTGGCGGGGGAGCACTGGCGGCGCTGGCTGACGCGCTACCTTGGGGCACGATGTTCTCCCCGCCGGTGA
- the hisS gene encoding histidine--tRNA ligase produces MALQRPKGTQDHLPEGSPKLGLDVRASAFAFVQDTARRVLERAGAEFIATPLFEEAELVKRGVGGSTDIVRKEMFTVYYFGDHGGYVLRPEGTAGIVRAYLQNGLKQLPAPLKLWTHGPMFRAENVQKGRLRQFHQVDYEVLGSKDPLVDAEAIWLMWEVVRELGLTGVRVKLGSIGDPADRERYNAYLREVFTAHVDRLSDDSRDRMGRNPMRILDSKSAGDQALTRELGVRPMLDFLGEEARAHFGAVQGFLREWGVPFDIDPSIVRGLDYYRRTAWELHHEGVGAKSALGGGGRYDGLAAQLGGPEVPAVGWAFGIERLLLALEAEGVQVPAPEGPLLFLAAMDEENVGLAAKLALEARSAARVEFAYRALKPGSAFKEAGRRRARHAAVIGSEEAAGGVLNVKTLSTGEQRAVAVTELKTFLLEQA; encoded by the coding sequence ATGGCGCTGCAACGCCCCAAGGGCACCCAGGACCACCTCCCGGAGGGTTCTCCCAAGCTCGGCCTCGACGTGCGGGCCTCGGCCTTCGCGTTCGTGCAGGACACGGCGCGGCGCGTGCTGGAACGGGCGGGGGCGGAGTTCATCGCCACCCCCCTGTTCGAGGAGGCCGAACTCGTCAAGCGGGGGGTGGGGGGCTCGACCGACATCGTGCGCAAGGAGATGTTCACGGTGTATTACTTCGGGGACCACGGCGGGTACGTCCTGCGGCCCGAGGGCACCGCGGGCATCGTGCGGGCGTACCTGCAAAACGGGCTCAAGCAGCTTCCGGCGCCCCTCAAGCTCTGGACCCACGGGCCGATGTTCCGCGCCGAGAACGTGCAAAAAGGGCGGCTGCGCCAGTTCCACCAGGTCGACTACGAGGTCCTGGGATCAAAGGACCCCCTGGTGGATGCCGAGGCGATCTGGCTGATGTGGGAGGTCGTGCGCGAGCTGGGCCTGACCGGCGTGCGGGTCAAGCTCGGCTCCATCGGCGACCCGGCGGACCGGGAGCGGTACAACGCCTACCTGCGGGAAGTGTTTACCGCACACGTGGACCGCCTCTCGGACGACAGCCGGGACCGTATGGGCCGCAACCCGATGCGGATTCTGGACTCCAAGAGCGCGGGGGACCAGGCGCTGACCCGCGAACTGGGGGTGCGGCCCATGCTCGACTTCCTGGGGGAGGAGGCGCGGGCGCACTTCGGGGCGGTGCAGGGCTTCCTGCGGGAGTGGGGGGTGCCCTTCGACATCGACCCCTCCATCGTGCGCGGGCTGGACTACTACCGCCGCACCGCCTGGGAGCTGCATCACGAGGGCGTGGGCGCGAAGTCGGCGCTGGGTGGGGGCGGGCGGTATGACGGGCTCGCGGCGCAACTCGGCGGGCCGGAGGTGCCCGCGGTGGGCTGGGCCTTCGGGATCGAGCGGCTGCTGCTCGCACTGGAGGCGGAGGGGGTGCAAGTCCCCGCGCCGGAGGGACCGCTGCTCTTCCTGGCCGCGATGGACGAGGAGAACGTGGGGCTGGCGGCGAAACTGGCGCTGGAGGCCCGTTCCGCCGCCCGGGTGGAGTTCGCCTACCGGGCGCTGAAGCCGGGGAGCGCCTTCAAGGAGGCGGGCCGCCGCCGCGCCCGCCATGCCGCCGTGATCGGCAGCGAGGAGGCCGCGGGGGGCGTGCTGAACGTCAAGACGCTCTCGACCGGGGAGCAGCGGGCGGTGGCGGTGACAGAGTTGAAGACTTTTCTTCTGGAGCAAGCATGA
- the aspS gene encoding aspartate--tRNA ligase has translation MKRTCYVGELNESYVGQTVTLQGWVSRVRDFPQQYFVIVRDRSGIAQLTVESDNPTYETAGELRSEYVVEVTGLVRERGEGQRTDAYSTGRVEVIPSDLRILSRAATPPFPVEGSQVPVSEDLRLKYRYLDLRRPEMQRHLLLRSGAVAAVTRFLHAEGFVQVETPMLTRSTPEGARDFLVPSRLSPGEFYALPQSPQLFKQLLMIAGYDRYYQLARCFRDEDLRADRQPDFTQLDMEMSFVTQEDVLELQERLMAAVFRDVLGVELPLPFPRLSYQGALDRYGSDKPDLRFGLAFVDVTDLFRGGEFGAFADAGTVKVLAAPELTRRQLGELERVARQNGAGGLAWVRREEDGFTGGISRFVGDRAGELLTRTGVEPGGVLLFAAGEWKKAVTALGAVRLALRDLLGLTASGPQFHVSWVLDFPGLEWDEEQGAWTYMHHPFTAPHPEDVGLFGTDRQGEIRAQAYDLVLNGYEVGGGSLRIHDPEVQAKMFAAIGLSEAEAREKFGFFLDALGYGTPPHGGIAWGFDRLVMVMAGAASIREVIAFPKNNRGADLMALAPSPVDERQLAEVGVEVIAAE, from the coding sequence ATGAAACGCACCTGCTATGTCGGTGAATTGAACGAGTCCTACGTGGGACAGACAGTCACCCTCCAGGGGTGGGTGAGTCGGGTGAGGGACTTTCCACAGCAGTATTTCGTCATCGTGCGGGACCGCAGCGGGATCGCCCAGCTCACGGTCGAGTCAGACAACCCCACGTATGAGACGGCGGGTGAACTGCGGAGCGAGTACGTCGTCGAGGTGACCGGGCTCGTCCGCGAGCGGGGCGAGGGCCAGCGGACGGACGCCTACTCGACCGGTCGGGTGGAGGTCATTCCTTCGGACCTCCGCATCCTGAGCCGTGCGGCCACCCCTCCCTTTCCGGTGGAGGGCTCGCAGGTGCCCGTCTCCGAAGACCTGCGGCTCAAGTACCGCTACCTCGACCTGCGGCGGCCCGAGATGCAGCGCCACCTGCTGCTGCGCTCTGGCGCGGTAGCGGCGGTGACCCGCTTCCTGCACGCCGAGGGGTTCGTGCAGGTGGAGACGCCGATGCTGACGCGCTCGACCCCCGAGGGCGCCCGCGACTTTCTGGTGCCCTCGCGGCTCAGTCCGGGCGAGTTCTACGCGTTGCCGCAGTCGCCGCAACTGTTCAAGCAGCTCCTGATGATCGCGGGCTATGACCGTTACTACCAGCTCGCCCGCTGCTTCCGCGACGAGGACCTGCGCGCCGACCGCCAGCCGGACTTCACCCAGCTCGACATGGAGATGAGCTTCGTCACCCAGGAGGACGTGCTGGAACTTCAGGAGCGCCTGATGGCCGCGGTCTTCCGCGACGTGCTGGGGGTGGAGTTGCCTCTCCCCTTCCCCCGCCTGTCGTACCAAGGGGCGCTGGACCGCTACGGCTCGGACAAGCCGGACCTGCGCTTCGGGTTGGCCTTCGTGGACGTGACCGACCTGTTCCGGGGTGGGGAATTCGGGGCCTTCGCGGACGCGGGGACGGTGAAGGTCCTCGCCGCGCCCGAACTCACCCGCCGCCAGTTGGGCGAGTTGGAGCGGGTGGCGAGGCAGAACGGGGCCGGGGGGCTCGCGTGGGTCCGGCGCGAGGAGGACGGCTTCACGGGCGGGATCAGCCGCTTCGTGGGGGATCGGGCCGGGGAGCTGCTGACCCGGACGGGGGTGGAGCCGGGGGGGGTCCTCCTCTTCGCGGCGGGCGAGTGGAAGAAGGCCGTCACTGCGCTGGGGGCGGTGCGGCTGGCGCTGCGGGACCTCCTGGGGCTGACGGCTTCGGGGCCACAGTTCCACGTCTCGTGGGTGCTCGATTTCCCGGGGCTCGAATGGGACGAGGAGCAGGGGGCCTGGACGTACATGCACCACCCCTTCACGGCGCCGCACCCGGAGGACGTGGGACTGTTTGGGACGGACCGGCAGGGTGAGATTCGGGCTCAGGCGTACGACCTCGTGCTCAACGGGTATGAGGTGGGCGGCGGCTCGCTCCGCATCCACGACCCCGAGGTGCAGGCGAAGATGTTCGCGGCCATCGGCCTCTCGGAGGCGGAGGCCCGCGAGAAGTTCGGCTTCTTCCTCGACGCGCTCGGGTACGGCACCCCCCCCCACGGCGGCATCGCCTGGGGCTTCGACCGCCTGGTGATGGTGATGGCGGGCGCCGCGAGCATCCGCGAGGTCATCGCCTTCCCCAAGAACAACCGCGGCGCCGACCTGATGGCGCTGGCCCCCTCCCCCGTGGATGAACGTCAACTCGCCGAGGTCGGCGTCGAGGTCATCGCCGCAGAGTGA
- a CDS encoding Gfo/Idh/MocA family protein — protein MSVTVAILGCGNRGADVYARHLAGQGARVSHLVDPRPARLREVAARHGLGPEACFQGEAAFFALGRVADALVIATPDDAHVGPCLRALELGYDVLLEKPVCLEERDLDVLLAAEGASRGRVTVCHVLRGAPFFQAVRGVLDSGRLGRLVGITHAENVAYWHYAHSYVRGNWRASPPAAPFVLAKACHDLDLLRWFAGASPVRVSSEGALHHFRPEEAPPGASERCVTCPVPACPYDARVIYGTRDPAQWPVTVLTAGGVLLSDALAGGPYGRCVYHADNDVVSHQTVTALFANGVTAGLTVSAFTHNNTRTLRLLGTHGEVRGHMERGEIEVHSFRTGEVERLVVDVGGNHGGGDAALVAGWLASLRGEAGVPTPLAESLDSHRLAFAAERARLRGTVEGVGR, from the coding sequence GTGAGCGTGACCGTCGCCATTCTGGGCTGCGGCAACCGCGGCGCGGACGTGTATGCCCGGCACCTGGCGGGGCAGGGGGCGCGGGTGAGCCACCTCGTCGATCCCCGCCCGGCGCGCCTCCGGGAGGTCGCCGCGCGGCACGGGTTGGGGCCGGAGGCGTGTTTTCAGGGCGAGGCCGCTTTCTTCGCCCTGGGGCGGGTGGCGGACGCGCTGGTGATCGCCACGCCGGACGACGCCCACGTGGGGCCGTGCCTGCGGGCGCTCGAACTCGGCTACGACGTGCTGCTCGAGAAGCCGGTGTGCCTGGAGGAGCGTGACCTGGACGTGCTCCTCGCGGCGGAGGGGGCCTCGCGGGGCCGGGTCACCGTCTGTCACGTGTTGCGCGGGGCGCCCTTTTTCCAGGCGGTGCGGGGGGTGCTCGACTCCGGGCGGCTGGGGCGGCTGGTGGGGATCACGCACGCGGAGAACGTGGCGTACTGGCACTACGCGCATTCCTACGTGCGGGGGAACTGGCGCGCCAGCCCACCCGCCGCGCCCTTCGTGCTCGCCAAGGCGTGCCACGACCTCGACCTGCTGCGGTGGTTCGCGGGGGCTTCTCCCGTGCGGGTGAGCAGCGAGGGGGCGCTGCACCACTTTCGCCCGGAGGAGGCGCCGCCGGGGGCCTCGGAGCGCTGCGTGACCTGTCCGGTGCCTGCTTGCCCGTACGACGCGCGGGTGATCTACGGGACGCGCGACCCGGCCCAGTGGCCCGTCACCGTGCTGACGGCGGGGGGGGTGTTGCTCTCGGACGCGCTTGCGGGTGGCCCGTACGGGCGCTGCGTGTACCACGCGGACAACGACGTGGTGAGCCACCAGACCGTGACCGCCCTGTTCGCGAATGGGGTGACGGCGGGGCTGACGGTGAGTGCTTTCACCCACAACAACACCCGGACGCTGCGGCTGCTGGGCACCCACGGCGAGGTGCGGGGGCACATGGAGCGCGGCGAGATCGAGGTCCACAGCTTCCGGACGGGCGAGGTGGAGCGCCTCGTCGTGGACGTGGGCGGCAACCACGGGGGCGGGGACGCGGCGCTGGTGGCGGGGTGGCTCGCGTCCCTGCGGGGGGAGGCGGGGGTGCCCACGCCGCTCGCGGAGTCGCTCGACTCGCACCGGCTGGCTTTCGCGGCGGAGCGGGCGCGGCTGCGCGGGACGGTGGAGGGGGTGGGGCGATAG